ttcccctttaatttggaaggaaaaaaatagtgaaTGCAAATGCCAGTACTCACCTCCCGGTGCATATCCACACAGCCCTCAAACCCCTCCAACTGAGGGTGCCATTTAAACTGAGGGAAATCCTCAGCATTGCATGTTACATCTGAACCATGGAATGGCTGAGCAAAAATAGGAGGATTGGAGATGATGCCAGAACAAACTAAACCATTGTTACCACCCAGATTAAAATATGAGGAATCAAAATACTTCATTGGATTGACCAGCCTCACTATCACAATTTACTGCAGTCACAAGATCTTTCACCCCCATCCCATGACAATTTTCATCATCTGCAGATACTGAAGTCCAGGGACCCTGAGCAGCAATAATATGATCAAATCCCTCTGAATTATTGTGTCCAGATAGACCAAGACCATCAATTGAAGTCAATGGAGCAGCAATATCGTACAGCTCCATAAATGGTTCAAATGGATGAAATATATTTGCATCAGAGTTAATGAAAGAAAAGTCATCAACGTGATGATATGGACTAAGGTCTTCTAAACCATCAAAGGTAtcatcctttttattttcagcATTGTGATCTCCATCAAGATTGATGTTGTCAAAGTTCTGGAAACAGGAAAGATTTAAGTTACACAATGAAGAACAACAAATACTAGTTATACAATAGAAAGCTAAGTATCAGTCATCAATAAATCCTATAGCTGATGAATGACAGCAAAGAGTGTTGACATTCTGCATTGATTGCTAAAGACAAAGTAAAGCCCGATCCCCCAAAATTGAcccaaatggaaaaagaaataaaaatagtaagAACATGCTTCTTTAGCCAtcaatctgaaaaaaaaaaaaaaaaaaaacattgaacCAAGAGAGAAGTGAAGAGTTCAAGAAGCCATATCATAAAATCCAAAAGCAAGGGCCCATTCACTAATTTCATTTATCCAATATTAAAAAGAAGTCAGTACAATGCCCATGCCAAACAATAAGAGCTTAGAACAAGCTCTACCAATCACAAACATCTTGCCTAAGTTTAGCATCATATGCTAGttccttctccctctttttTGGTCTCATTTGCCTCTTGTCAATTGATAAGTTCTCATGTTAGTAGCTCAAATTTGTCTAACACAATATTGGGTTAGTAAAGTAGAAACTCAGTTCCATCAATTTTACTTATACTTAATTGATGAGTCATCATCCAAAAAAGTTCATTTCATCTGATGGAATACTATGATAGGAAAGTATTATTCATCACTAAAAATTGTCCAGCGCAGAAATTATTATTTCTATAGATAACTTACAAGAGGGACAGCATCTGACAATTGTTGATTAATCCCATAGCTATCTACCTAAGCAGAGCATGCCATAAAACACCACCACTGTTTTAGGATCATCTACCTCTTCTTGTTGCTTCTATTTGACAAGAGATGATCAATTGCATACAGACTCCAGTAGTGACAATTAATAAGCTGAGTCGTATAATGTTCCTCAACTTAGATTAGAATCATCAACATATAGCCAAACACCATGGGAATTCGGAACCTGTGCATCTAATCAAAAATAGTTGGTTTATGCCTTAATTGGTTAAAGAAATTACTCCCCCATAAGATGACTGTGTAAAGAAAGTGGTCACTAAATGGCAGATACCAGGCTCAGAAGGAAGTTTGAAAAGCGTCAGCAGAGGGTACATCAGGTTGACAACAGAATACAGCGATACACCATACTGacaaaattttgtataatataaaaaagattaTCGACATTTTTCTTagacaggaaaagaaaattatcaacaaatgAAGAGCTGCTTAAACAAAGCATTAGCACAATAAAGCAATTATTATCAGTAGGATAGTCATGAAGAGTAAAGAACTGATACAAACCTCAACTCTGTCATTCTCACAGGACGTTGCTGGGATATCATCACCAAAGATCCCATTTGAATGAAGATATTCATCATAGATTCTGAAATCCGCCATTGTGACGTCATTGGCAGGAGCTGGTGGAGGCACATTGACAACAGAAGGTGCCATCTGAGATGGTCCAGCTGGGCATGCATTAGATGTGGACCCTACACAATATCGCTCAGAATGCTGCTGCATATCAGGTAAAATAAATTCTCCAGTGAAACCGCTAGCAGAGGGGACATCAACTTCTTCGTCGTCATCCCATTCTTCTTCATTGAAGGGTGCTCCATACTGGGCACCATTTCTTGGACCACGACCATCTTTCTCAAAGATCTCGCAAATTACAAATGTGTCCTGCACTCAGGAAAGTTCAGTGATCAGTGCTGTATCCTGATAAGGACAAATATAAAACTAGTTCAGCAGCATAGTCACAACATCAAATATATCCATCAATGAGATTGAACTACTAGAAAATcacaatgggaaaaaaaaactgagGATAAAAATATGTGAAGATCAAAATTTTAATGGTAAAGAATTGGTTAAAAAGTCTTATAACAAGAGTTTATTATTgaccaaataattaaattccaGGTACAAACCACTAAAAGGTGTTTCAAGTATTGGTATTGTGCTAATTCATTGATTTATGGAGTAATATGTTAAGGAATGCAGTAtgtgcaaagaagaaaacatataaaACAGCAATTTGCCATTTATGGAACTGTCAATTGACCAGATTATGGGGTTATTCATCAATTTATGGTTGGCAAGTATGTACATGCACATAGGCATGCATAAGTCCACATGAACAGCCAGCCAAGCATGATTCATAAGCCAAGATACCTATATATACACGTGCCTGCCTTGGTAAAGTAATTACAACTGTCTAAGCAGATGATCCAGCTCACAAACAAAGAcatgaaaacattaaaaagtCTAAGGATAAAACATTCAAAAAGAGTCTGAgacaaataaaggaaaaggcaaCTTCAATAAGTGATGGCTAATTCACTTTGCAGCAGAAGATAACTCCCCTGCCTTCAAACATATGGTGCTAATTTACCATTGTGAGTTAACAGACAAACAATCATAAAGCCCTCATATGTTATGAAAGAAGTGCATGGAGTATTCGCCTTAACAGCTAATGCTCTCAAGAAAATTAAGACCATAGTGTGGCTCAAATGGTTAATTGTAGAAAAACACACAGCCTTTCTAAGCTACATAATAACGCAAACCAAACATCCTTTGTTTCACCAAATTCTCCCTGCCTCCTCAATGCAGCACCAGGTACaagtaaaaagaaagcataCTGGCATAGTGCAAGCAAAAAATGAGCAGAGCAGAGTTGAACAAATTACCAAAAAGCAAGAGGTCGACAGTATTTATTGAGACTCTTGATGATGTGCactgaaaaactaaaaataccATAACAATCACAGGCAGGGGTTTGGCAACATAATTAGGACAAGATAAACCCATATTAATAAGCAAACTAGAATTGCAAACTTCATAACAAATGAAAGAATTCAAAAGACAATGGAAGTATATAAATTTAGGTGGGTCAAACATCTCGGACAAAACCATGTGGGAAATCCCAATCAAGCCAACTAGGCTATACAACCACATCTAAATATGATTATCAGAATAGATAAGCCCAACTAGCTTTGCTTATGGTAAATGACTGTAACACGACAGCTCCATATGATGAGTGACCCCATATAAATGTCCAACAAGAATGATAACAAACTTGCCCAAACATAATTTTCACACAAGGAGATCTGAGTTCCATGAGAAGAGGATTTGCATAATCCTCATCAGAAAAGGACAAGGCAATACCTGAGCCACCCCTTTCGTCTTCAAATCCTCATCCTCAAGCCTATACTCATGCATCACCCAATCCGTTCGCTCTGTCTTAGTACGATGAAAAATTAAGCTTCTTATCTTTCCCACAGTTTTGCCGTTGTAAATTACAGGCCTATCATTTCCAGTAGTTTTCCAGAACCCATAATCAGTTGATCGATTTGTTCTAGCGCCAGTTGCATATTTCCTCTCACGGGGACAGAAGAAATACCACTTCAGATCTCTACTCAAACGAGCATGACCTGAAAAGGGGAGCAAAGAATCATATTTAGCATATGCCGAATCATGTCAcaagccaaaaaattcaatcTGAACCCACATACTAAACAGATACAGAAAGAAAGTTCCAAATACCTGGAAGAGCCCAAGGaggaaaattatatatatcaaCCTCCGCAATTGCTTCATTAAGAAATCTCTTTCCCAGCACTTTCTTCTTGAGATAATAAAGGACCAGCTCATCATCATTAGGGTGAAAACGGAAACCCGGGCCAAGAGATCCCATCGCCATCGGAAGACCAAACTAAATTTCGGAGGCACTTGTAGCCATAAAGTTTCTCCCCACAAGCAGCACCAACtagattaatttttcttaattcctAAAAACTGAGAGCCCCGGAGTCCTCTCTCCAGAAGATGTACACCAAGGTTTTGTAAAAAACGTCTAGAACCGAAACGTGAAAAAACTGTAAGGAAACAACGATCTGTCAGGTCCAGTGTCGAAAGAGGATCTTCCCAGTGCAGCAGAGCCTCCCGCGGATCATGAAAATGTAGACGAAAATGTAGACACAGTGAAGAAACGATGAGTGTCTCTCGCTCCCTTCAAAAGACATCTGGCGTGCGATAAAAACCCTGTTTTGAAAACCATTAGCTCAACTGCGCCCAAGAAAACCCTAACAAACAAGCAGATCATCAAGCACACCCCCGATCGCCCCCGAAACAACAAATTCGAAGAACTGAGAATCCACAGCACCCACGAACATAAAACCCAAATCCTCTCCAACACCCAACTGGGTACGCAACccgaaaccctaaccctaacccTAAAAGATCGAATCGAAATACAAATCCAAAGAAGGAAGATTTCACAGCATCCACGAGCATACAAACCCAAAACCCCTCCAAAACCCAACTGGGTACGAACCCCCAAACCCTAACCCAAAAAAGATCGAATCGAAACCCTCGGTCCGATCATTTACAACCAAGATCCTCTCTTGAAGAAAACTCTAAAGCCAAAACCGATCTTTCGCACGAAAAACAATCAAGCTCGCCCCTTTCGAGACGATCGAAGCGAGAAGGCCCCAACGCGAGGCCAAATTCAGCACGAAAACGGAGGAGAATCcacgaaaagagagagaggaggaagcgGAGATCGCAGCGGACGAGACGATCCCCCGAACCCGATCGACCCAAGAATCGGGGAaaagcaaggaagaagagagagagagagagagagagagagagagagagaagagaaaagatccAAGAAACTATACCCGAATGGAGAAAACGCGGCCAAGAGAATTGGAAAGCAGGGGGAAGCGAGAGACGAGGTGGTGCGCTTgtggaggaagggagggaggagggagggagggagaggagggagatgGAAGTGGAGAAGGCGAGGGGGGAGGACTGGCCAGAGCTGCTGTCTCCCGTTTAAGTAGAGGGGAGAagtgagagaaagaggagagaagaagtagagagagagagagagaagaagaagacttgtCTCTCTTTGGGTCAATGCAATGCTAAATTAATTTCCCTTTTTATCTCAATGtggggaaaaagaaggaaaaaagatctAAAATGCAGCACCTTTCTCCCTTTtgcttttaatctttttctagGATTAGGATAATTCTTTTTATACTgatcttgcttttcttctttttttttttgaaatggaAGATGTCAAAGCATGGAGGTATGTGAATATTCAAGCATCATTTGCAAGTTCTCATAATTTTCTTCTGATTATTAAATTTGCgaacataaaattaatttccatATAACTTTTGGTTAAAGTTAATATATCtttatcttaccaaaaaaataattaattttagtaaaGAGCTATTTGTTAATAAGGAGAATACATTCATTTTAGgattcttcattattttatgtaaacaagaaaaataaaatccaactcAATCCACAAATTTGTTGCTCAATtggcatttatttttattcgtTTTGCATTCAATCCACAAAATagcttttcaaaaaaaaaagttgcactttacttgattgatttttttttatttcgcaAAAACAACCATTTTTAAGTTTCTCGTGAgtataattatatataattactCGAATACTATTAAAGTTgcaaattacaaaagaaaaaaatcaaaattcggtgcaaaagagaaaaatattcacacgaaaaaaggaaaaaaaaaaaacagaagaggTAAAGCTTCCTACTCTTCGTCCATCTAGAAACCCAAaggaatataatttaaaataaaaaataaaaaaatccacgtaTTGAACGCGTCTATTGTAAGCTCCCGCCTCCCGCCTAAAACGTCCAACAGCTCACTACTCCCACACGCCTCTTGCAGGAGAAGCTTCCTTCGAAGGTTGCGAAACGACGCCCCGTTTTAGCAACGAGACCGAATATCCATTCCTTGCTCTTAGGAGAGATCCTCGCGCAAGAAATTGACAGGTGGCAGGACCGGAGATTGCTGCCTAGCCTCGTCCTAAAACGGGGTGTCGTTTCGCACTCTTCGAAGCAAGACACGATTATAAGGCCGAGATTAAATGTCGATAGATGTACGGGTGTGTCGACGATTCGATTTTCAATTTGGTTTGGGATCTTGGGAAATTCGAACCAAATGAACTATTTAAATGTACATTAGCTTTGACTTTGAGTCACGCCTCATAAATATTATAACCCGAatcaaaaattcaattcaattcgaatcgatttttggttttatttgatgaaatatTAAAAGGAAATTTAGGTTTAGTTcgtttttttggaaaatcatttttcagacTTCGTGGCGGTCGTTCATGAAAGATAAACTAGTTAAATTGAAAAAACTCATTCAAAATTAAGACAAATATTTTCCAGTTCTGAGAAAGTGGAAAACAGTTTGCACTTTCTTTATTTCATCTTTAGGCTAAAACACTTTTTCTCGTAATAcgcattttcccttttcttattttttatttattaaaaaatcgagtttttaaatttttttccttttctttctttttcctttgcttcctCCTCGGCTGGTCGCCGGCACCGGCGGCGGCCGGCCACCGATcgtaggcgagctcgagcctcgccacaGGCCGGCGAGGTCAAGCTCGCCAGATTCCGACGAGCGAGCTTTTCGTCGATCCGCAAGCTCAAGTCGTGGCGAGCTCGCCGCCGACTCACGGgagccagatctggcgagcgaGCTGGCCGCCGAATCGCAAGCTCGAGGCCTCAGCAGATCTGGCGAGCGAGTTGGCCGGCTACTCGCCggggccagatctggcgagTGAGCTGGCCGCCGAATCGCGAGCTCGAGGCCTCGCCATTAGCGCCTCGCCATTCGCGATTCGCGGgggccagatctggcaagggggCTCGAGGACTCTGCAGATCTGGCTTGCGAGCTGACCGGCGACTCTAGAACTCGAGGCCTCCCCAGTCGCGGCGAGCTGGCCGTCGACTTGCCGGCTTGAGTCCTCGCCAGAGCTCGCCGCTGTTTCGCAAGCTCGAAGCCCGCCGTGGAcggtcgccggccgtcgccgtgGCCGGCGCCGGCGACCGTCCGAAGAGGAAGGagcaggaaaataaaaaaataaaaatacataattggattttttttaaataaagaaattattaacaggattacaagaaaataaaatcgaattttcttggcagaaaatgttttctagttcattttcaaattttagatgaacagtaaaaaatattatcaattttctGAGAAATAgcttatccaaaaatatttttccctaaatattacatttttttgaaataaattttattatcaaattattaaattaaagaaattgtgTAAATTGCAATATTAAGAGGAAGAGCAATTTTCAGTTTAGTttccaatcaaattaaaaaaacaattatttttcgTTAGCCAAATTGAACCGAAAGCACACACAAATtcgatttggttcaattttccaATTCAGTTTTGATATCCTAGATGAATTGTTATAAGATTTGAATTCACCGTCACCTAGAATTTGAAGTCTAAGATCACATCATTTGGTTCAgtttgacttttcaaaaatttcaaaccaaatTATACTGAATCATTTGGAGCTGCATTAACTTTGAATGGAACTACACCCCAAACCATATACTAAATATAACCCCAGTCTTCGGACGGAtttttcggttttcttttttgaaatattaaaaagagaTTCAATGAAAAGGTCGAGAGATTgtgtaaattataatatcaagaATGAGGTGAACCAAAACTATTtgaattggaataaaaaaaaagcggttatttttttcattattcaaaCTGAAActgaaaatgcacaaaaaaaTCTATTGGGTTCGATTTTCTGATTCAGTTTGGACGCCCCTGgatggatgatgatgagaatGTGTAACTTTCATGTTTATCCCGAAAgagcaaagaagaaaagtatCCTGGTAAAGGGACAACAATGTCATCGGCCGTGTGGGAAAAGGGAAGGAGACTTTAGGAGGATGGAGACTTCAAGGTGACGAATCGTAGATTCACCTCTGCATACGGTGCATGGATATACGAAAAAGACCAATTAGTGAAATAGAGAAATATGATTTTGTGATAATCTTTAATATATTgtaagaataataatatatgttgaattatgaaaacTCAAATCAtgtataattataaattattgtgagaTTCACTTCTTAAAAAGTTTGTAGCTCACAATAAATTGTTTTTCTCATAGTACTCCAAA
Above is a window of Eucalyptus grandis isolate ANBG69807.140 chromosome 9, ASM1654582v1, whole genome shotgun sequence DNA encoding:
- the LOC104418129 gene encoding NAC domain-containing protein 82; this translates as MAMGSLGPGFRFHPNDDELVLYYLKKKVLGKRFLNEAIAEVDIYNFPPWALPGHARLSRDLKWYFFCPRERKYATGARTNRSTDYGFWKTTGNDRPVIYNGKTVGKIRSLIFHRTKTERTDWVMHEYRLEDEDLKTKGVAQDTFVICEIFEKDGRGPRNGAQYGAPFNEEEWDDDEEVDVPSASGFTGEFILPDMQQHSERYCVGSTSNACPAGPSQMAPSVVNVPPPAPANDVTMADFRIYDEYLHSNGIFGDDIPATSCENDRVEVCISSLLFMTILLIIIALLC